In the Phaeobacter gallaeciensis genome, one interval contains:
- the hflK gene encoding FtsH protease activity modulator HflK — protein MAGNSGGPWGGGGSSGGGGGNRGDNNGGGGGGGRRPEDPQIPEIDELLKKGQEQFRVLMGGRGGDGSGGGGRGGSGGGAPLFTKGTVAIGAIAAAVLWGMASFYSVKTEERSVELFLGEYWDTGQPGLNFAPWPLVTYEVIPVLVEQTENIGAGSRGVDAGLMLTGDENIIDVDFQVVWNINEPDKYLFNLRDPRATIQAVAESAMREIIAQSELAPILNRDRGVITSRLEELIQSTLDSYDSGVNIVRVNFDGADPPEPVKDAFREVQSAGQERDRLEKQADAYANRKLASARGQSAQTLEEAEAYRAQVVNQASGEASRFSAVLAEYEKAPEVTRKRLYLETMEEVLGNVDKVIIDSSVGEGGQGVVPYLPLNELRRTEGK, from the coding sequence ATGGCGGGAAATAGCGGTGGTCCCTGGGGGGGCGGAGGCTCTTCCGGTGGCGGTGGAGGCAACCGGGGCGATAACAACGGCGGTGGCGGCGGCGGTGGCCGTCGCCCCGAGGATCCTCAGATTCCCGAAATCGACGAGCTGCTCAAGAAGGGCCAGGAGCAATTCCGGGTCCTGATGGGCGGCCGGGGCGGTGATGGCTCCGGTGGTGGTGGTCGCGGTGGTTCTGGCGGCGGTGCGCCGCTGTTCACCAAAGGCACCGTAGCCATTGGCGCGATTGCCGCTGCGGTTTTGTGGGGCATGGCCAGCTTCTATTCGGTCAAGACCGAAGAACGCTCTGTCGAACTGTTCCTTGGCGAATACTGGGATACCGGCCAGCCCGGTCTGAACTTTGCCCCCTGGCCGCTGGTCACCTACGAGGTGATCCCGGTTCTGGTCGAGCAGACCGAGAACATCGGCGCCGGTTCGCGCGGGGTTGATGCCGGGCTGATGCTGACGGGCGATGAGAATATCATCGACGTCGATTTCCAGGTCGTCTGGAACATCAACGAGCCGGACAAGTACCTGTTCAACCTGCGCGATCCGCGGGCCACGATTCAGGCTGTCGCCGAATCCGCTATGCGGGAAATCATTGCCCAGTCCGAACTGGCACCGATCCTCAACCGGGATCGGGGTGTGATCACCTCGCGGCTTGAGGAGCTGATCCAGTCGACGCTGGACAGCTACGACAGCGGCGTGAACATCGTCAGGGTCAACTTTGATGGTGCCGATCCGCCAGAGCCGGTCAAGGATGCCTTCCGCGAAGTGCAGTCCGCCGGTCAGGAACGTGACCGTCTGGAAAAACAAGCGGATGCCTATGCCAACCGGAAACTGGCCTCCGCACGGGGTCAATCCGCACAGACGCTGGAAGAGGCCGAAGCCTATCGTGCTCAGGTGGTCAACCAGGCCAGCGGTGAAGCCAGCCGTTTCTCGGCGGTTCTTGCCGAATATGAAAAGGCGCCTGAGGTGACCCGCAAGCGTCTGTATCTGGAGACCATGGAAGAGGTGCTGGGCAACGTGGACAAAGTCATCATCGACTCGTCCGTCGGCGAAGGCGGCCAGGGCGTGGTGCCTTATCTGCCCCTTAACGAGTTGCGCCGGACGGAGGGCAAGTGA
- the gor gene encoding glutathione-disulfide reductase: protein MSFDYDLFVIGGGSGGVRAARVAAGGGAKVALAEEDRYGGTCVIRGCVPKKLMVFASEYSGMVEDAQAYGWDIQPGAFNWDAFKGKLEAELDRLEGIYRNLLKNSGVESFDARAKLVDTHTVELSDGSRKSAKHILIATGGRPIVPEFPGSDLAITSNDIFHLDKLPESILIVGGGYIACEFAGIMNGLGVKTTQYYRGAQILRGFDDEARGLVSDEMCQAGINLHLGTNVIEMAREGDKIRVKATNGDEALFDQVMYATGRAPNADDLGLEGLGIERGRKGEILVDEYSQTGVPSVYAIGDVTDRVNLTPVAIREGMAFVETVFNGNPTSPDHELIPTAIFTQPEMGTVGLSEEDAAKQEPIEVYATSFKPMQQAFAGRAQRVLMKLVVSQATRKVLGCHIVAPGAGEMIQLAGIAVKMGATKEDFDRTVAVHPTMSEELVTMKTPVRTA from the coding sequence ATGAGTTTTGATTATGATCTCTTTGTCATTGGCGGTGGCTCCGGCGGCGTACGCGCGGCGCGGGTGGCGGCTGGCGGTGGTGCCAAGGTCGCACTGGCCGAGGAAGACCGCTATGGCGGGACCTGCGTAATCCGTGGCTGCGTGCCCAAGAAACTGATGGTCTTTGCCAGCGAATACTCGGGCATGGTCGAGGATGCTCAGGCCTATGGCTGGGACATTCAGCCGGGCGCCTTCAACTGGGATGCCTTCAAGGGCAAGCTGGAAGCGGAGCTGGACCGGCTGGAAGGGATCTACCGCAATCTTCTGAAAAACAGCGGTGTCGAAAGCTTTGATGCGCGCGCGAAACTGGTCGATACCCATACCGTGGAGCTGTCTGACGGCAGCCGTAAAAGCGCCAAGCACATCCTGATTGCCACCGGTGGCCGTCCCATCGTACCGGAGTTCCCGGGCAGCGATCTGGCGATTACCTCGAACGATATCTTCCACCTCGACAAGCTGCCCGAAAGCATCCTGATTGTCGGTGGCGGCTATATCGCTTGTGAATTCGCCGGCATCATGAACGGTCTGGGCGTGAAAACCACGCAGTACTACCGCGGTGCGCAGATCCTGCGCGGCTTCGATGACGAGGCCCGCGGTCTAGTCTCTGATGAAATGTGCCAGGCCGGGATCAACCTGCATCTGGGCACCAACGTGATCGAGATGGCCCGCGAAGGCGACAAGATCCGCGTCAAGGCCACCAATGGCGACGAGGCGCTGTTCGATCAGGTGATGTATGCCACCGGTCGCGCCCCCAATGCCGATGATCTGGGGCTCGAAGGTCTTGGCATCGAACGCGGTCGCAAGGGCGAGATCCTGGTCGATGAATACAGCCAGACCGGTGTGCCGTCTGTCTATGCGATTGGCGATGTGACCGACCGGGTGAACCTGACGCCGGTGGCGATCCGCGAAGGCATGGCCTTTGTCGAAACCGTATTCAACGGCAACCCAACCAGCCCGGATCATGAGCTGATCCCGACGGCGATCTTTACCCAGCCTGAAATGGGCACCGTGGGTCTGAGCGAGGAAGACGCGGCCAAGCAGGAGCCGATCGAGGTCTATGCGACATCGTTCAAGCCGATGCAGCAGGCCTTTGCCGGGCGCGCCCAGCGGGTTCTGATGAAACTGGTCGTCAGCCAGGCCACTCGCAAGGTGCTGGGATGCCATATCGTCGCACCCGGTGCGGGCGAGATGATCCAGCTGGCAGGCATTGCGGTCAAGATGGGCGCGACAAAAGAAGACTTTGACCGGACCGTGGCGGTACACCCGACCATGTCCGAAGAGCTTGTGACGATGAAGACTCCGGTCCGGACCGCTTGA
- the rpiA gene encoding ribose-5-phosphate isomerase RpiA produces the protein MAGELSPIDKAKFVAAKRAADLVEDGMRVGLGTGSTAAWLVRCLGEMVREQGLSFTAVPTSTRTAELAREMGIRVISLDEAKWLDLTIDGADEFDADLNLIKGGGGALLQEKIVATASDQMVVIADAGKEVETLGAFPLPAEVIPFGWQTTQALIEETLVSMDVLGRTATLRMNGDAPFVTDEGNYILDLHLKRIGNCRQLAMVLNQIPGVVENGLFIDICDTVIIGYGDGEVETRDINEGTVEKDRLDFVETDNLFTDLAD, from the coding sequence ATGGCCGGAGAACTGTCACCCATCGACAAGGCAAAATTCGTTGCTGCGAAACGGGCTGCCGATCTGGTCGAGGATGGCATGCGCGTGGGGCTGGGAACCGGATCCACCGCCGCCTGGCTGGTGCGCTGCCTTGGCGAGATGGTGCGCGAACAGGGGCTGAGTTTCACGGCGGTGCCGACATCGACCCGCACGGCAGAGCTGGCACGTGAAATGGGCATCCGGGTGATTTCGCTGGATGAGGCCAAGTGGCTCGACCTGACCATCGACGGTGCTGATGAATTTGACGCCGACCTCAACCTGATCAAGGGCGGCGGCGGTGCGCTGTTGCAGGAGAAGATCGTCGCGACCGCATCCGATCAAATGGTTGTTATCGCCGATGCCGGAAAAGAGGTGGAAACACTGGGGGCTTTCCCGCTTCCGGCAGAGGTGATTCCCTTCGGTTGGCAGACCACTCAGGCGTTGATCGAGGAAACCCTTGTTTCTATGGATGTTCTGGGGCGTACAGCGACGCTGCGGATGAATGGTGATGCGCCGTTTGTGACGGATGAAGGCAACTATATTCTGGACCTGCATCTGAAGCGGATCGGCAATTGCCGACAGCTTGCCATGGTGCTGAACCAGATCCCCGGTGTGGTTGAAAACGGACTCTTTATCGATATTTGTGACACCGTCATCATCGGCTATGGCGATGGTGAGGTTGAAACACGCGATATCAATGAAGGAACCGTGGAGAAGGACAGGCTCGACTTTGTCGAGACCGACAACCTGTTCACGGATCTGGCGGACTGA
- a CDS encoding glutathione S-transferase family protein, which translates to MTPSYRLHYAPDNASLVIRLALEEMQQPYETVLIDRRGGALDSPAYRSLNPQGLIPVLETPAGTLFETGAILLWLADRHAALLPMADSPDRGWTLKWLFFLSNTLHADLRMLFYPQKYIGDDLAQQDTLHRHLTARLTTHLSTLERAASDGGIWLAAEDPSILDLYLACLMRWMALYPMSRDRSWFDLADYPRLSAMLHRLEQRPATAAAQTAEGLGSAPFTAPVYANPPEGSAT; encoded by the coding sequence ATGACGCCCAGCTACCGCCTTCACTATGCCCCCGACAACGCCTCGCTGGTGATCCGCCTGGCGCTGGAAGAGATGCAGCAACCCTATGAGACGGTTCTGATCGACCGTCGGGGCGGCGCGCTGGACAGCCCGGCCTATCGCAGCCTCAACCCGCAAGGGCTGATCCCGGTGCTCGAAACGCCTGCTGGCACCCTATTTGAGACCGGCGCGATCCTTTTGTGGCTGGCCGACCGCCACGCTGCGCTGCTGCCGATGGCGGATAGTCCGGACCGGGGATGGACGCTGAAGTGGTTGTTCTTTCTGTCCAACACCCTGCATGCTGACCTGCGCATGTTATTCTACCCGCAGAAATACATCGGCGATGATCTGGCGCAGCAGGATACGTTGCACCGTCATCTGACCGCCCGCCTCACCACGCATCTGAGCACGCTGGAGCGCGCAGCCAGCGACGGCGGCATCTGGTTGGCGGCAGAGGATCCGTCGATACTAGACCTCTATCTCGCTTGCCTGATGCGCTGGATGGCGCTGTACCCCATGAGCCGGGATCGCAGCTGGTTCGATCTGGCCGACTATCCGCGCCTCTCTGCCATGCTGCACCGCCTTGAGCAGCGCCCCGCTACGGCTGCCGCCCAGACCGCCGAAGGTCTGGGTTCTGCGCCCTTCACCGCCCCTGTTTACGCAAATCCCCCAGAAGGATCGGCTACCTGA
- a CDS encoding L-serine ammonia-lyase, with protein sequence MFLSVFDMFKVGIGPSSSHTMGPMVAAARFLDQMRASPFDFHGLRASLHGSLAFTGVGHASDRATTLGLAGFRPDTYDDEKAEAALAQIRESGQVSPEGLGTLAYDPKTDLIFDYDHTLEGHANGMILMGTDAQGDVILQQVFYSVGGGFVLTEEELAAGKATDEGAPVPYPFKSAAEMLEMAKRSGKSIAAMKRANEVSRCSEISLKEGTARLWQVMNDCINRGLERDGILPGGLSIRRRAKGIHEALIAERGMNLTAPHTINDWISVYAIAVNEENAAGGQVVTAPTNGAAGVLPAVMRYYLDHVPGASERNIEDFLLTAAAIGGLVKFNASISGAEAGCQAEVGSAAAMAAAGLCAVMGGTPEQVENAAEIALEHHLGMTCDPVKGLVQVPCIERNGLGAIKAVSAASLALRGDGHHFVPLDAVIETMRQTGADMNEKYKETSLGGLAVNVPNC encoded by the coding sequence ATGTTCCTCTCCGTTTTTGATATGTTCAAAGTGGGCATCGGCCCCTCGTCCTCGCACACCATGGGCCCGATGGTGGCAGCGGCGCGGTTCCTTGACCAGATGCGCGCCTCGCCCTTTGATTTTCACGGGCTGCGCGCCTCGCTGCATGGATCGCTGGCTTTTACCGGCGTTGGCCACGCCAGTGACCGCGCCACCACCCTGGGCCTCGCCGGGTTCCGCCCCGACACCTACGACGACGAAAAGGCCGAAGCCGCCCTGGCGCAGATCCGCGAGAGCGGTCAGGTCAGCCCCGAGGGGCTGGGCACGCTGGCCTACGATCCGAAGACCGACCTGATCTTCGACTACGATCACACGCTTGAAGGCCACGCCAACGGAATGATCCTGATGGGCACCGATGCGCAGGGCGACGTGATCCTGCAGCAGGTGTTCTACTCTGTCGGCGGTGGCTTTGTCCTGACCGAGGAAGAACTGGCGGCAGGCAAGGCGACGGACGAAGGCGCGCCGGTGCCCTATCCGTTCAAATCCGCCGCCGAGATGCTGGAAATGGCGAAGCGCAGCGGCAAAAGCATCGCCGCCATGAAACGCGCAAACGAGGTCTCCCGCTGCAGTGAAATCAGCCTGAAAGAGGGCACCGCGCGGCTGTGGCAGGTGATGAACGACTGCATCAACCGCGGACTGGAGCGCGACGGCATCCTGCCCGGTGGTCTCAGCATCCGCCGCCGCGCCAAGGGGATCCACGAGGCACTGATAGCCGAGCGCGGCATGAACCTGACTGCGCCGCATACGATCAACGACTGGATCAGCGTCTACGCGATTGCCGTCAACGAAGAGAACGCCGCCGGCGGACAGGTGGTGACCGCCCCTACCAATGGCGCAGCCGGGGTACTGCCGGCCGTCATGCGCTATTACCTCGATCACGTCCCTGGCGCATCCGAGCGCAATATCGAGGATTTCCTGCTGACCGCCGCCGCAATCGGCGGGCTGGTGAAATTCAACGCCTCCATCTCGGGCGCCGAAGCGGGCTGCCAAGCCGAAGTGGGCTCCGCTGCCGCGATGGCGGCTGCCGGTCTTTGCGCCGTGATGGGTGGCACCCCCGAACAGGTCGAAAACGCCGCCGAGATCGCGCTGGAACACCATCTGGGCATGACCTGCGATCCGGTCAAAGGCCTGGTGCAGGTGCCTTGTATCGAACGCAACGGTCTGGGCGCGATCAAGGCGGTTTCTGCCGCGTCGCTGGCCCTGCGCGGCGACGGGCATCACTTTGTGCCGCTTGATGCGGTGATCGAAACCATGCGGCAGACCGGCGCCGACATGAATGAAAAATACAAGGAAACATCGCTTGGGGGGCTGGCCGTAAACGTGCCAAATTGTTGA
- a CDS encoding DMT family transporter encodes MTQDRPLLGILLMLGFCILAPLGDAVAKLLGQHIPLGELIFVRFAAQVILLMPLVWGGARMWRMRGRVLRLTFLRTLLHIGGIGAMFTALKYLPLADAVAIAFVMPFIMLLIGKFILLEEVGLRRILACVVGFAGTLLVIQPSFAEVGLHALWPLAVAVIFALFMMVTRQIAKETDPISLQAVSGTMACVMLAPLLLIGDPLGIEGLQIVVPDLWTSFLMLGIGVLGTGAHLLMTWSLRYAPAATLAPMQYLEIPVATLFGWLIFIELPDGLAALGITITVAAGLYVILREQAVARQAAQSSKAPVTQSPA; translated from the coding sequence ATGACCCAAGATCGTCCCCTTCTCGGCATCCTTCTGATGCTTGGCTTTTGCATCCTCGCGCCGCTGGGCGATGCGGTGGCCAAACTGCTTGGCCAGCATATCCCACTGGGAGAGCTGATTTTTGTCCGTTTTGCCGCACAGGTGATTCTGCTGATGCCGCTGGTCTGGGGGGGCGCCCGCATGTGGCGCATGCGCGGGCGTGTGCTACGGCTGACCTTTTTGCGTACCCTGCTGCATATCGGCGGGATCGGCGCGATGTTTACCGCCCTCAAATACCTGCCGCTTGCGGATGCGGTGGCGATTGCCTTTGTCATGCCCTTTATCATGTTGCTGATCGGCAAGTTCATCCTGCTCGAAGAGGTCGGCCTGCGCCGCATCCTGGCCTGCGTTGTCGGCTTTGCGGGCACCCTCTTGGTGATCCAGCCCAGCTTTGCCGAAGTTGGCCTGCACGCCCTCTGGCCGCTGGCGGTGGCGGTGATCTTTGCCCTGTTCATGATGGTCACCCGGCAGATCGCCAAGGAGACAGATCCGATCAGCCTACAGGCCGTATCCGGCACGATGGCCTGTGTTATGCTGGCGCCGCTGCTGCTGATCGGCGATCCGCTGGGGATCGAGGGTTTGCAGATCGTGGTTCCGGATCTGTGGACCAGCTTTCTGATGCTTGGCATCGGGGTTCTGGGCACCGGCGCGCATCTGCTGATGACCTGGAGCCTGCGCTATGCCCCGGCCGCGACCCTGGCGCCAATGCAGTATCTGGAAATCCCGGTGGCCACCCTGTTCGGCTGGCTGATCTTCATTGAACTGCCGGATGGCCTCGCCGCCCTTGGGATCACCATCACCGTTGCGGCGGGTCTTTACGTAATCCTGCGCGAACAGGCCGTGGCGCGGCAAGCGGCGCAATCTAGCAAGGCGCCGGTGACGCAATCGCCTGCATAA
- a CDS encoding thiamine diphosphokinase, which produces MNKLIVDEMTPVTLVGGGHLGLEDLNEALRHAPVLVAADGGAGAALEQGHVPEAVIGDFDSLPEAVQNRLPAENLFHLPEQDTTDFDKALRSIRAPVVLGAGFLGARVDHQLAAFHTLIQPGRSPCILIGATELVFHVTRRIALPMAAGDVVSLFPMQPVTGRSGGLVWPIEGLQMCPTSRIGTSNRAVGPVWIEADGPGLLGIVPRHYLAALMQAIASPAPC; this is translated from the coding sequence ATGAATAAGCTGATTGTTGATGAGATGACGCCAGTAACCCTGGTTGGTGGCGGTCATCTGGGTCTGGAAGACCTGAATGAGGCGTTGCGCCATGCGCCGGTGCTCGTGGCTGCGGACGGCGGCGCGGGGGCTGCGCTGGAGCAGGGACACGTACCTGAGGCGGTGATCGGGGACTTCGATTCGCTGCCTGAGGCGGTACAAAACCGGTTGCCTGCGGAAAACCTGTTCCATCTTCCAGAGCAGGACACCACGGATTTTGACAAGGCGCTGCGGTCGATCCGGGCGCCGGTGGTGCTGGGGGCGGGGTTTCTTGGGGCGCGCGTCGATCACCAGTTGGCGGCCTTTCACACGCTGATCCAGCCCGGGCGCAGCCCCTGCATTCTGATCGGTGCGACTGAACTGGTATTTCACGTCACCCGGCGTATTGCCCTGCCGATGGCGGCGGGCGATGTGGTGTCGCTGTTCCCGATGCAGCCGGTAACCGGACGCTCCGGTGGGCTGGTCTGGCCGATCGAGGGGCTTCAGATGTGCCCGACCAGCCGGATCGGAACATCCAACCGCGCCGTGGGACCGGTCTGGATCGAAGCGGATGGGCCGGGGTTGCTGGGCATCGTGCCGCGCCACTATCTGGCAGCACTTATGCAGGCGATTGCGTCACCGGCGCCTTGCTAG
- a CDS encoding DUF2842 domain-containing protein yields the protein MADKPRLSYKARRRWALVLLLIGMPLYIVIAVTILNLLNRPPVVVELLVYAVLGIAWALPFKFVFRGIGQADPDQPPEE from the coding sequence ATGGCGGATAAACCCCGTCTCAGCTACAAGGCCCGCCGTCGCTGGGCGCTGGTGCTGCTACTGATTGGCATGCCGCTTTATATTGTCATCGCGGTGACCATCCTCAACCTGCTGAACCGACCGCCGGTGGTGGTTGAACTGCTGGTCTACGCGGTGCTGGGCATCGCCTGGGCGCTACCGTTCAAGTTCGTGTTCCGGGGTATCGGCCAGGCCGACCCGGATCAGCCACCGGAAGAATAG
- a CDS encoding adenylosuccinate synthase, with the protein MANVVVVGAQWGDEGKGKIVDWLSERADVIARFQGGHNAGHTLVIDSKVYKLHALPSGVVRGGKLSVIGNGVVLDPWHLIKEIETVREQGVDITPETLMIAENTPLILPLHGELDRAREEAASKGTKIGTTGRGIGPAYEDKVGRRAIRVADLADEATLEARVDRALQHHDPLRKGLGVDPIDRDALIAQLKEIAPKILPYAAPVWKVLNEKRKAGKRILFEGAQGALLDIDFGTYPFVTSSNVIAGQAATGVGIGPGSIDYVLGIVKAYTTRVGEGPFPTELLGADGKPDADGERLGTRGHEFGTTTGRQRRCGWFDACLVRQTCATSGINGISLTKLDVLDGFETLKICTGYDLDGERLDYLPTAADQQARCTPIYEEMPGWSESTEGARSWNDLPANAIKYVKRVEELIECPVALLSTSPERDDTILVTDPFAD; encoded by the coding sequence ATGGCCAATGTCGTCGTAGTCGGCGCCCAGTGGGGCGACGAGGGAAAAGGCAAGATCGTGGACTGGCTGAGCGAGCGCGCCGATGTGATCGCGCGCTTTCAGGGCGGCCATAACGCCGGCCATACGCTGGTCATCGACAGCAAGGTCTACAAGCTGCACGCGCTGCCCTCTGGTGTTGTGCGTGGTGGCAAGCTGTCGGTCATCGGCAACGGCGTGGTTCTTGATCCCTGGCACCTGATCAAGGAGATCGAAACCGTGCGGGAACAGGGCGTCGATATCACGCCCGAGACGCTGATGATCGCCGAAAACACGCCGCTGATCCTGCCGCTGCACGGTGAACTGGATCGCGCCCGCGAAGAAGCCGCCAGCAAGGGTACCAAGATCGGTACCACCGGTCGTGGCATTGGCCCGGCATACGAAGACAAGGTTGGCCGCCGTGCCATCCGCGTTGCCGACCTGGCAGACGAAGCCACGCTGGAGGCCCGGGTGGACCGCGCGCTGCAGCATCACGATCCGCTGCGTAAGGGGCTTGGCGTCGACCCGATCGACCGCGACGCGCTGATCGCGCAGCTGAAAGAGATCGCTCCCAAGATCCTGCCCTATGCGGCGCCGGTCTGGAAGGTTCTCAACGAAAAGCGCAAGGCCGGAAAGCGGATCCTCTTCGAAGGGGCCCAAGGCGCGCTGCTGGATATCGATTTCGGCACTTATCCTTTCGTGACCTCCTCCAATGTGATTGCAGGTCAAGCGGCAACGGGTGTCGGTATCGGGCCTGGGTCCATCGACTATGTTCTGGGCATCGTCAAAGCCTATACCACCCGCGTGGGGGAAGGCCCGTTCCCGACCGAACTGCTGGGCGCCGATGGCAAACCCGATGCGGATGGTGAACGCCTTGGCACCCGCGGGCATGAATTCGGCACCACTACCGGCCGTCAACGCCGCTGTGGCTGGTTCGATGCCTGTCTGGTGCGCCAGACCTGTGCCACCTCTGGCATCAACGGTATTTCGCTGACCAAGCTGGACGTTCTGGATGGGTTCGAGACGCTGAAGATCTGCACCGGCTACGATCTGGACGGAGAACGTCTGGATTACCTGCCGACCGCGGCAGACCAGCAGGCCCGCTGCACGCCGATCTACGAGGAAATGCCCGGCTGGTCCGAATCCACCGAAGGCGCGCGCAGCTGGAACGACCTGCCTGCCAATGCCATCAAATACGTGAAACGCGTGGAAGAGCTGATCGAATGCCCGGTTGCGCTTCTCTCCACCAGCCCGGAGCGGGACGACACCATTCTGGTGACGGACCCGTTTGCTGACTGA
- a CDS encoding nitrile hydratase accessory protein, translated as MNICRPDDAPEPAFEQPWHAQAFALTVHLNESGRFTWADWVSRFSATLARHGVSRDLNGGDDYFTAWLETLEAILAEDGVAPAEEVETTREGWKQAYLETPHGHPVVLQDG; from the coding sequence ATGAACATATGTCGTCCTGATGATGCCCCGGAACCGGCGTTTGAGCAGCCCTGGCACGCGCAGGCCTTTGCGCTGACGGTGCATCTCAATGAAAGCGGTCGTTTCACCTGGGCCGACTGGGTTTCGCGGTTCTCGGCCACCCTGGCCCGGCATGGCGTGTCGCGAGACCTCAACGGCGGCGATGACTACTTCACCGCCTGGCTTGAAACCCTGGAGGCGATTCTAGCAGAGGACGGCGTCGCCCCCGCCGAGGAGGTCGAAACTACCCGCGAAGGGTGGAAACAGGCCTATCTGGAAACTCCGCATGGGCATCCGGTGGTCCTGCAGGACGGATAA
- the nthB gene encoding nitrile hydratase subunit beta, producing the protein MTRLHDMGGRFGDGPVRPEGANAPVFAAEWHARALAVTLACGALGQWNIDTSRHAREKLAPLDYTRFSYYEIWLAALADLLVQKGVLSEDDLAGQGGDGPHPLADRKLSADAVAAMLAKGGPATRTGGPEPVFSDGQSVRTRHPGGSRLVDGGHTRLPAYATGATGRILRLQGTHVLPDSAAHGLGEAPEPLYAVVFPAGELWSHPEDPADEVVLDLWQSYLEAV; encoded by the coding sequence ATGACCCGACTGCATGATATGGGCGGACGCTTTGGCGACGGGCCGGTACGGCCGGAGGGGGCGAATGCGCCGGTGTTTGCGGCAGAGTGGCATGCCCGCGCGCTGGCGGTGACGCTGGCCTGTGGCGCCCTTGGGCAGTGGAACATCGATACCTCCCGCCATGCCCGCGAAAAACTGGCGCCGCTCGATTACACCCGGTTTTCCTACTATGAAATCTGGCTTGCTGCGCTCGCGGATCTTCTGGTCCAGAAGGGTGTCCTTAGCGAGGATGATCTGGCCGGGCAGGGAGGGGATGGCCCACACCCGCTGGCTGATCGGAAACTCTCTGCCGACGCTGTGGCCGCAATGCTGGCCAAGGGCGGTCCGGCTACCCGTACCGGCGGGCCGGAGCCGGTTTTCAGCGATGGCCAGAGCGTGCGCACGCGCCATCCCGGTGGCAGCAGGTTGGTCGATGGCGGCCACACACGGCTGCCTGCCTATGCCACCGGCGCGACGGGCCGCATTCTACGCCTGCAAGGAACCCACGTGCTGCCAGACAGCGCTGCGCACGGTCTGGGTGAGGCGCCGGAGCCACTTTATGCGGTCGTTTTCCCGGCGGGGGAATTGTGGAGCCATCCGGAAGACCCGGCGGATGAGGTGGTTTTGGACCTGTGGCAAAGCTATCTGGAGGCTGTATGA
- the nthA gene encoding nitrile hydratase subunit alpha produces MPHDHSDHPHALLPPDPALRVKALETILTRKGLIDPAALDEIIDTYQTKVGPQNGARVVARAWSDPAFKAALLADADPVLSELGYYGRQGEHMVVVENTPEQHNMVVCTLCSCYPWPLLGIPPGWYKSDAYRARAVRAPRAVLSEFGVTLPEGTRVRVWDSTAEVRYLVLPMRPEGSEGLDEDALAALVTRDSMVGTGLPKTPEAP; encoded by the coding sequence ATGCCACATGATCATTCTGACCACCCGCATGCTTTGCTGCCGCCCGATCCCGCACTGCGGGTCAAGGCGCTTGAGACGATTCTGACCCGCAAGGGGCTTATTGACCCGGCTGCACTCGATGAGATCATCGACACCTATCAGACCAAGGTGGGCCCGCAGAATGGCGCCCGCGTGGTCGCCCGCGCCTGGAGTGATCCCGCCTTCAAGGCAGCGCTTCTGGCGGATGCGGACCCGGTGTTGTCCGAACTCGGCTATTATGGCCGTCAGGGAGAACACATGGTGGTGGTCGAAAACACACCCGAGCAACATAATATGGTCGTCTGCACCCTGTGCAGTTGCTATCCGTGGCCGCTTTTGGGAATCCCGCCGGGCTGGTATAAATCGGATGCCTACCGCGCCCGCGCCGTGCGGGCGCCGCGTGCGGTGCTCTCTGAATTTGGCGTGACTCTGCCTGAAGGCACCCGGGTGCGGGTCTGGGATTCCACCGCCGAGGTCCGTTATCTGGTCCTTCCAATGCGTCCCGAGGGCAGTGAAGGACTGGACGAAGATGCGCTTGCTGCGCTTGTGACCCGCGACAGCATGGTGGGCACCGGCCTGCCGAAAACGCCTGAGGCACCCTGA